From the genome of Maridesulfovibrio ferrireducens:
CGTTACTTCAAATCCTCTGCTGGCGGCTTCGCGAACTGTTGTATCTACGCAAAAGTCTGTGCAGCATCCTGCTACAATCAATTTTTTCACACCAAGCTTATTGAGTTGTTCTTCAAGATCAGTTTTGCAGAAAGAATCACAGCATGTTTTTTCAACAGCTATGTCTGAGTCTTTTTTGTGCATGGCGGGAAGAACCTGCCAGCCGTCAGAGCCATATTTAAGATCTTCCTCTGTCGGGGTGTTGTGGCGAATAAAGAAGACTGGAATGTTTTTTACACGTGCATAATCTATCAGCAGGTTTATGCGTTCAATAATATTTGCTGAATCAAATCTTTTTTTATTCCCTTCAAATACGCCTCGTTGCATATCGATAACGAGCAATGC
Proteins encoded in this window:
- a CDS encoding cysteine hydrolase family protein, producing MTALLVIDMQRGVFEGNKKRFDSANIIERINLLIDYARVKNIPVFFIRHNTPTEEDLKYGSDGWQVLPAMHKKDSDIAVEKTCCDSFCKTDLEEQLNKLGVKKLIVAGCCTDFCVDTTVREAASRGFEVTVVSDAHTTAEKPYLEAKIIIEHHNYVWSEMETLHPINVRPTAEIIK